The genomic DNA GACGAGACGATGAAATCATATTTACTTAAATCTGAGGCTGATAAAATACCATCATGAATCAAAGTAACATCTTTTAGTTCATCATCTTCACGGCAGTGAGTAATCATATTGGCTGACGAATCCAGTCCTGTCATCGATGCCGGCTTAAACTGCAGCATATATTTTAAAAGATGACCGAATCCGCAGCCGATATCCAGCACGTCCATATTTTTTAAATTCGGCATGTGCTTTTTAATTTCAGGAAACTCAACAATCTCGTTGTAGCTCATCGGCATATGGCGGATTTCCTTATACATATTAAAGAAATTATCTTCATCGTACTGCTTTTCCATTATGACTCCCCCTGATAAAAGAATCTCCTATAAATACATTATAGGAGATTCATACCATATCTTATTTGCTGTTATCCGTATCTTTCAGCTCTTTTTTCATATTAACAATCGTAAATGAATTGCCGTCATGTTTAACGGTACGTCTGCTGCCGTCTTCGTGAATAATTTCCGCGGCATCCATATAGCTGTCATGTTTCTTTTTCGCTTTGGCTCTGTCTGAACCTGCATCATGAGAAATCTGAAGAGGCTGGGACGGTGTTGCCGCTGCTGCTTTCATTGCCTCATCCTGTGTTTCAGGGCTGCCTGATGCGGCTTCATCCTGTTTAACTTTATCTTCTTCGGAACGGACAAGCAGTAAAATATTGCCGCTGTCAATCGCTTCTCTGAACCTGGAATAATCTTCACCGGTTAAATTTAACTGCTCTGCAACGCGTTCTTTGGAATCTTCATCTAAAAATTTCGCTGCGACCTTGTCCCACATCGTACCGTCTGCTTTTCTGAACGGCACACGCGTATATCTTAAAAACGTTGCTTTAAAACGATCTTTGGAAACGACCGTCATATTGGAATCCTTCACGCCTTCTGCACGCAGGCTGTAAATTTTATCACTGAGTTCATCGGCATTTGAATATATTTCAATTGTTGTCATACTCAATCCTCCATCACGTTCTTTTATCTTAATTATACCCTAAATCATTCTGATAAAACGCGTACGTATATTTGTGATTGACAAATATTTCTAATTTACTTTATATTCTAAATAAGGGGGAAAGCCATGAAAATAAATAACTCAGCAATTATATCCCGCCGTAAGGAATACGGTGTG from Jeotgalicoccus saudimassiliensis includes the following:
- a CDS encoding general stress protein, encoding MTTIEIYSNADELSDKIYSLRAEGVKDSNMTVVSKDRFKATFLRYTRVPFRKADGTMWDKVAAKFLDEDSKERVAEQLNLTGEDYSRFREAIDSGNILLLVRSEEDKVKQDEAASGSPETQDEAMKAAAATPSQPLQISHDAGSDRAKAKKKHDSYMDAAEIIHEDGSRRTVKHDGNSFTIVNMKKELKDTDNSK